Part of the Sulfuriflexus mobilis genome is shown below.
AAAAACTATTTCTCATCCTTGGCGTGATGACCCTGGTGCCATTACTCATCCTGCAATTCGGTGTCGTCGAACAAATCGAAGTCGATCTGGAACGACGTATTGCCGCAGAATTGCAGGGGAAATTGAGCAAGATGGGGGTCGAACTCGATACCCTGATTGAGAACCAGATGGCGCTTGCCGCCGGGCTTGCCGAAGCACCGGTTCTGCAGGATTTCAGCCATATATCCGTGGACGGTGATGATAGTCACTACGATGACATGGCCCTCGCCGTTCAGGATTTTTTCTATAACTACCAGCAACGGGTCAGGAATATTCAGGCCTTACGTTTCATGGACAGCAAGGGTAAGACCCTGGTCAAGGTCAAGGAAGGCCATCCTGTTATACCGCAACTGTATGACGATGAACGTGAGCGTTACTTTGTGGCTGACCAGTCAAACCGTCCATTTTACAAAGCGGCAGTAAAAGACTCCGGCCGGGTATACGTATCTGACTTTGAACTTGGGCAGGTACAAAAAGATGCTGACTTCTGTCCGTCAATGATGCGTTACTCTGTACCTATACGTAATGGCCTGAATGAAGTTGAAGGCATGGTGATCCTTAATATGTGGGGCACCCGTATCGATGAGGCTGTCAAGGCTGCGATCAGCGGTTATACCGGTAAGGCCTATATCGTTGAAGTAAATGATAAACCGCATCGCGATGGTATTTACCTGTTCCATGAAGATAATAAACAACGCTTCGCCAATCAATTGGGAACGAATTACCGTTTCTCTACTGACCTGGGTGAGAAACCCTGGCAGCGGATCAGGAATGCATTGGCGCCGGGTTATATGCTCATGGATGATGGGCGTATGTTCTTCTATCAGCACTATTCTCCTTACCAGGACAAACGATCTTCATGGGTACTGATAATTGAAACCTCTTACGACGAGGTGTTTGCACCCATTAAAAAAATTCGTTCAACGATCTGGTTATTAGTGGCGGTATTGTTGTTGCTTAGCCTGATGATGGCGCGCTGGGTCGCCTCGCGGATGGCAAGGCCGGTGCAGGACCTGGCGCAGACGATAACCCGTTATGCCGATGGCGAAAGTAGTGCGCGCTATCGGGATAAGGAGCGCATTGACGAGATTGGTATTGTTGGCAAGGCCTTTAATTATCTGTGTAGTACGCTTGAACGCACGCGCGATGAGCGTGATAAGGCAGTTCAGTCAGTTTGCCAGTCGGAAAGGCTGGCCGCCGTCGGGCAGATGGCTGCTGGCATCGGGCATGAGATCAATAACCCCTTAATGAATATTATGTCATTGGCAAAGTTGATTGAGGAAGCTGTTGCGGAATACGATGACGCGGAAATCAAGGCTGATTTGAAAACCTTGCAGGAAGAAGGTGGGCGTTGCGCAAGGATTGTTCAGGGGATTCTGAAATTTGCCCGTGCCAGCGAACCCAGTTACGAAAGTTTCCAGCTTGGTGTCTTAATGCATGACACGATCAGGTTGCTACGTCACCGTGCCGATGCGGCCTCACTGAAGATTGAGACTGATATCGAAGAGGGTATTGACATGCAGGGCGACCCCAATCAGCTGCAACAAGTGTTTGTAAACGTCATCCTTAATGCGATTCATGCCTCTTATACGGGAGGCATGATCAAGGTTATGGTTTGCCGTAAAGGTGAGAAAGCCCGTGTCGAAATTTCTGATCAGGGTAAAGGTATCCCGGAACAGGAGATGCCCCGGGTATTCAATCCATTTTATTCCACTAAGCCGGAAGGCCAGGGCACCGGGCTGGGGTTGGCAGTGAGTTACGGCATTATTAATAAGCACGGCGGCCATATTAGTATCGAAAGCGAGATAGAAGAAGGTACCTGTGTACGCATTGACTTACCCCTGGTAGGTATGCCAGCCGAGAGTATTGAAAAAGACGAATTAAAAACAATGAGGGAGTTAAAACGTGCAGGCGGATAGTATAAAAATTTTATTTGTCGATGATGATCCGGTTACCTGCAAGGTTATGCAACGCCAGTGTGGCAAGGTCGGTTATGATTGCCGTGTTTTCCAGTCGCCACTTGAGTGTCTGGACAAATTCGCCAGTTCGGGTGCCGATATTGTTGTAACCGATTTGCGCATGCCTGAAATGAATGGTTTTGACCTGCTTACCGAGTTGCGAAATATTGATCCAGAGATACCGGTAATGGTCATGACCGGGCATTCCTCGGTTGAAAATGCCGTCGAGGCCATGAAGCGCGGTGCGGCCGACTTTATTAAAAAGCCTTTTGATTTTGACGAGTTCAAGTTAACCCTTGAACGTACCATTGAGGCACAGCGACTAAAGAAGGAAAATAAATTACTCAAGAAA
Proteins encoded:
- a CDS encoding sensor histidine kinase, with protein sequence MPLRQKLFLILGVMTLVPLLILQFGVVEQIEVDLERRIAAELQGKLSKMGVELDTLIENQMALAAGLAEAPVLQDFSHISVDGDDSHYDDMALAVQDFFYNYQQRVRNIQALRFMDSKGKTLVKVKEGHPVIPQLYDDERERYFVADQSNRPFYKAAVKDSGRVYVSDFELGQVQKDADFCPSMMRYSVPIRNGLNEVEGMVILNMWGTRIDEAVKAAISGYTGKAYIVEVNDKPHRDGIYLFHEDNKQRFANQLGTNYRFSTDLGEKPWQRIRNALAPGYMLMDDGRMFFYQHYSPYQDKRSSWVLIIETSYDEVFAPIKKIRSTIWLLVAVLLLLSLMMARWVASRMARPVQDLAQTITRYADGESSARYRDKERIDEIGIVGKAFNYLCSTLERTRDERDKAVQSVCQSERLAAVGQMAAGIGHEINNPLMNIMSLAKLIEEAVAEYDDAEIKADLKTLQEEGGRCARIVQGILKFARASEPSYESFQLGVLMHDTIRLLRHRADAASLKIETDIEEGIDMQGDPNQLQQVFVNVILNAIHASYTGGMIKVMVCRKGEKARVEISDQGKGIPEQEMPRVFNPFYSTKPEGQGTGLGLAVSYGIINKHGGHISIESEIEEGTCVRIDLPLVGMPAESIEKDELKTMRELKRAGG